The Acidobacteriota bacterium genome contains the following window.
AACCGGCCGTGGAGGGCGGCGTTGCCGATCCAATCCTTGCGCGCCGAAGGATCCGGCGTGTGGATGATGAAGGCCTCGCTGGCGACGTCGTAGCGGGCGACGGTTTCGATGTCCCGGACGTTGGAGCCGTGGCCGGTCTCGCTCATGGCGAAACAGCCGGGGAGCTCGAGGCTGGCGACGTCCGCCAGGTAGCGGCGGTGGTGTTCCTCGGTGCCGAGCTGCAGGATGCTGCCGCCGAAGAGACCGAACTGCACGCCGAATTTGACCAGCACGCTGAGGTCGCCGTAGGCCAGGGTCTCGAAGACGGCGATGAAGGCGCTCATCTCACCGCCGCCGCCGGTGGTCGTGGGGAAGCTCAGGCCGCCGTAGCCGTGGTCGGCGAGGATCTTCACCAGGCGCAGCACCTTCTCCCGATAGGCCCTGCGGTCGAGCTCCGGTTCGTAAGCGAAGGCTTCGGTGCCTAGCAGCCGGCGCACCTCGTTGCGCAGCTGGTGGTGAGAGGCGTCCAGCAGGTGGGCCAGGGCCTCGACGTCGAAGGCCGGGGCGGGCCTTTCGGCAGCCTCCTCGGGCTTCGGCCGGCCATCCGCCAGCAGCAGCCGGGCGGCCTCGCGGGTGGCGAGCCCCAGAGCTTGTTCCACTTCTTCCAAAGCCTGCCGTTCGACCCCCTCGACCCGCTGGTCCAGCCGCGCCAGCTCGATGCCCAGATCGGCCAGCGAGGGCGAGCCCGGAGCGTCGCCGTATTGGCGGATGACGCTCAGCATGCGCTGCAGATCCGCCGCGGCGGGGGGCTTCTCGGGGTCGAGCCAGCGCCCCAGCGCCTGCCGGCAGTCGTGATCCAGGTCCTCCCGCTGGTCGATGCGCCGGCAGATCTCTCGGATCTCATCGGGGGTCAAATCGCCATCGGACCAGGCGACATAGATCAGCGGCAGGAAGGGGACCAGCCGGGGATCTTGCACCGGCAAAGTGCGGTCCGAGGGCTGGTGGCTCTGGGATGGGGGGGCGTCGGTCATACCTACTCCTCTAGCCGCCAAGCTCCGTGGCTGGCGAGCATGCGCTCCTGCGAATTGAGAGGCTCTTCGCCCTCCGGCGGCTGGACCTGCTCGTAGTTGCCGTCCGGCAGCAGGCGGCGGGCCTTGGCGCTGTCCCGCAGGTGGACCATGAGGATCTCGTCCTTGAGGGCGCTGAGCAGCCGCGCATCGCCCACGGGGAAGAGCACCTCGACCCGGCCGTCCAGGTTGCGGGGCATGAGGTCGGCGCTGCCCACCAGGATCTCTTCCTCGCCGCCGTTGCGGAAGTAGTACATGCGGCTGTGCTCGAGGAAGCGACCCACCACCGAAGTGACGGTGATGTTCTCGCTCACCCCCGGAACCTGGGGCCGCAGGCAGCAGATGCCGCGCACCTGCAGGTCCACCCTCACGCCGGCGCGGGAGGCGCGGTAGAGGGCGCGAATGCAGTCCTTGTCCACCAGGGCGTTCATTTTGAAGGCCAGGTGGCCGCCACCGTTCTTCTCGTGGTTGCGGATCTCCCGCTCGATGCGCGACAGCAGCTGCTGGCGCATGCGCTCCGGCGCCACCAGGATCTTGTTGTACTCGGTCTTGTTGGAGTAGCCGGTGAGGGCGTTGAAGAGATCCGAGACGTCTTCGGCGATCTTGGGATCGGTGGTGAAGTAGCCGATGTCGGTGTAGATGCGGGCGGTGATGGGGTTGTAATTGCCGGTGGACAGGTGCACGTAGCGGCGGATGCCCTCGCGCTCCCGGCGCACCACCAGACAGATCTTGGAGTGGGTCTTGAGCCCCAGCACGCCGTAGACCACGTGCACCCCGGCGCGCTCCAGGGCGCGGGCCCAGACGATGTTGTTCTCCTCGTCGAAGCGCGCCTTGAGCTCTACCAGCACGGCCACCTGTTTGCCGTTCTCCCGCGCCTCCCGCAGGGCGTGGACGATGGGGGAGTTGGGGCCTACCCGGTAGAGGGTCTGTTTGATGGCCAGGACGTCCGGATCCCGGGCCGCCTCGCGCAGGAAGGAGACCACCGGGTTGAAGCTGTCGTAGGGGTGGTAGAGCAGATGGTCGTGCCGGCGCAGGACGCTGAAGTGAGTCTCGTCCCGGGCCGCCACCGGGTGTACCACCGGCGCGAAGGGAGTGTATTTGAGCTCCGGGCGGTCAACGGAGGTGAGCTCCGACAAGTCCGCCAGACCGATGGGTCCGCGGGTGGTGAAGACCTGGTAGGGCGCCAGCTCGAGGTTCTGGAGCAGGATGTCGCGCACCCGCTCGGGGATTTTCTCGTCGACTTCCAGCCGCACCGCGGAGCCGAAGTGGCGCTGGCCCACGACCTCGGACATGGCCTGCATGAGGTCCGACGCTTCGTCTTCCTCGATCTCCAGGTCGGCGTCGCGGGTGACCCGGAAGGGGTAGGCGGCGACCACGTCGACGTCGGGGAAGAGGAGATCCAGATTCTCCGCCACTACTTCGTCGAGCCAGATGAAGTTGGGGCTCTTGATCTCCACCAGCCCCAGGCGCTCGTAGCTGGCAGCCC
Protein-coding sequences here:
- the ppk1 gene encoding polyphosphate kinase 1, encoding GMTPVEQLTAIRAEVNPIMQQAVELWHGELLPQLAEAGINVVAYSELRGKQRKLLRRHFKQEIFPVLTPLAFDPGHPFPHISNLSLNLAVVVRDPVHGERFARLKVPQTFPRLLRIPTEERAASYERLGLVEIKSPNFIWLDEVVAENLDLLFPDVDVVAAYPFRVTRDADLEIEEDEASDLMQAMSEVVGQRHFGSAVRLEVDEKIPERVRDILLQNLELAPYQVFTTRGPIGLADLSELTSVDRPELKYTPFAPVVHPVAARDETHFSVLRRHDHLLYHPYDSFNPVVSFLREAARDPDVLAIKQTLYRVGPNSPIVHALREARENGKQVAVLVELKARFDEENNIVWARALERAGVHVVYGVLGLKTHSKICLVVRREREGIRRYVHLSTGNYNPITARIYTDIGYFTTDPKIAEDVSDLFNALTGYSNKTEYNKILVAPERMRQQLLSRIEREIRNHEKNGGGHLAFKMNALVDKDCIRALYRASRAGVRVDLQVRGICCLRPQVPGVSENITVTSVVGRFLEHSRMYYFRNGGEEEILVGSADLMPRNLDGRVEVLFPVGDARLLSALKDEILMVHLRDSAKARRLLPDGNYEQVQPPEGEEPLNSQERMLASHGAWRLEE